The DNA window GATCACTGTTTCGCCGAGAAAGCTTATATTGTCGTAAAGCTGGTGCCGCGATCACATTAATTGCGCCTTATTAGAGCAAAATAAACCGAATAATCGCGGCGATTATAGCTTAATGCTATCAAACATCGCTCCAGGGCAGGCGCGGCGCGGTCATTCGCTCGCCGGAATAGCCGCTAACGGCAGGGAAACGCGGTGTTCCTTGCTCCCAATCATGCTGGGCCTGAATAATGTCTGCCTTACTATGGCCAACAAAATTCCACCAGATAAGGATCTCTTCGTTTAACGGCGTTCCGCCGATTAATAATCCCCGGCTGCCTTTTTGAGCATTTAACTCGATAGAGTTATTTTTTATGCCCAAATAGGCAAACTCGTCAGGTGAAAAGATGTCGCCATTAAGTTCAAAGGTGCCAATCAGCGGCAGAAAACCGATTTCATAATCCTCGCGCAGCGGCAATGTTATCGTCGCCGTTTCCTGCCATTCCATATCAATGGCGATGAGCGGCGAAAGGGTAAACACTGGCGAACGATAAGCGCCAAACTCGCCGACCAACAAACGGTGATTCACGCCATTATTTTGCCAGTGCGGTAAATCAGGGTAATGATCAAAACGCGGCGCCATATCGGCATGCTCGGCCGGCAACGCAATCCACAGTTGCGCGGCGTGTAATCGGCGCGCTTCGCCCACCGACTGTTCCGTATGCGCGATGCCGTGTCCCGCAGTCATCAGATTGACCTGGCCCGGGCGGATCAGCTGTTCGCTGCCGAGGCTATCGCGGTGCAACACCTCCCCCTCGATCATCCAGGTAAAAGTTTGCAGACCGGTGTGCGGATGCGGCCCCACATCCATGCCAGGCGACGTGCCGTTAAATACCGTCGGCCCGGCGTGATCGAGAAAACACCAGGCACCGACGGTGCGTCGCTCACGAGTGGGCAACGCGCGGTTGATCGGAATGCCCCCCACTTCGGCGTTACGCACGGCAATAC is part of the Serratia surfactantfaciens genome and encodes:
- a CDS encoding pirin family protein, which gives rise to MSQSRPTRSLPSRERPVVDGVRQIQRIAVRNAEVGGIPINRALPTRERRTVGAWCFLDHAGPTVFNGTSPGMDVGPHPHTGLQTFTWMIEGEVLHRDSLGSEQLIRPGQVNLMTAGHGIAHTEQSVGEARRLHAAQLWIALPAEHADMAPRFDHYPDLPHWQNNGVNHRLLVGEFGAYRSPVFTLSPLIAIDMEWQETATITLPLREDYEIGFLPLIGTFELNGDIFSPDEFAYLGIKNNSIELNAQKGSRGLLIGGTPLNEEILIWWNFVGHSKADIIQAQHDWEQGTPRFPAVSGYSGERMTAPRLPWSDV